TGCTGGTCTGGAACATCATGGGCGTCATCCCGCTCGCGCAGTTCCCCGTCGCCTCGCACATCGCCTTCCCGGCGGTGCTGGCGATCTCGATCTACGTGCTCAAGGTCTACCTCGGCGTCAAGCACCAGGGCGGGGTCGGCTACTTCAAGAACATGATGTTCCCCCCGGGGCTGCCGAAGGGCATCTACGTTCTGCTGGCGCCGATCGAGTTCCTCTCCAACATGATCATCGCCCCGTTCACGCACGCGGTCCGACTGTTCGCGAACATGTTCGCCGGCCACATGCTGCTGGCCTTCTTCAGCATGGTGGGCTTCTGGTTCCTGTTCGAGCAGCTGACCCCGCTGGGGGCCCCAGTCGGCATCATCGGCGTGGTGATGACCATCATCTTCACCGCGTTCGAGATGTTCATCCAGTTCCTGCAGGCGTTCCTGTTCGCGATGCTGGCATCGATGTACATCGGCGGCGCGCTGCACCCGGATCACTGAGAACCACCTACCGGAATATCCATGACCGGTGGACAACCCGCTTCACCGGCCGTCCAGTAAAGGAAATACAGCAATGAGCGTTCTCG
The nucleotide sequence above comes from Nonomuraea gerenzanensis. Encoded proteins:
- the atpB gene encoding F0F1 ATP synthase subunit A codes for the protein MSALTAPAPAPQFQAPTPEELFNLPPIIPGVEWFTKPVLLALLSALLVIGVTWAAFGNPKVVPRGMQNVVEYGYMFVRDQVARPFLGKDADRWMGLLVSLFFLVLVWNIMGVIPLAQFPVASHIAFPAVLAISIYVLKVYLGVKHQGGVGYFKNMMFPPGLPKGIYVLLAPIEFLSNMIIAPFTHAVRLFANMFAGHMLLAFFSMVGFWFLFEQLTPLGAPVGIIGVVMTIIFTAFEMFIQFLQAFLFAMLASMYIGGALHPDH